From Prochlorococcus sp. MIT 1223, the proteins below share one genomic window:
- a CDS encoding DUF805 domain-containing protein — MDILISFISGWRDSFDYKGVTSRKNFWYFVLAEVMLFILVLGLFTGSLAISEKGNIFATSLLIIGVIYWIARIFPKTSLGVRRLRDMGRSGYWILLDLIPLGPLINLYWVIKPSLRGSDGQIINHIKFNEIIDSFSISWKRAFDFKGISKRKEFWSFLLISTLIYFCLFFLGFIPIVLSNMVGIPSLIYFSGFVNKGFSALSSLYILGALIAYLSLSIRRLRDINKSFYLVFFLIIPYLNLIPMLLLFTKESDKKV; from the coding sequence ATGGATATACTTATTTCATTCATCTCAGGATGGAGAGATTCATTTGATTATAAAGGTGTTACAAGCAGAAAGAATTTTTGGTATTTTGTTTTAGCGGAAGTCATGCTTTTTATATTGGTCTTAGGTCTCTTTACTGGTTCATTAGCAATCTCAGAAAAAGGTAATATATTTGCAACTTCTTTATTGATAATAGGTGTTATATATTGGATTGCTCGAATTTTTCCAAAAACATCTTTAGGGGTCCGCAGACTTCGTGATATGGGAAGGTCAGGATATTGGATCCTACTAGACTTGATTCCTCTAGGTCCCCTAATTAATTTATATTGGGTTATAAAACCATCACTAAGAGGTAGCGATGGACAGATTATAAATCACATTAAATTTAATGAGATAATAGATTCATTTTCTATCTCTTGGAAGCGCGCATTTGATTTCAAAGGAATATCTAAAAGGAAGGAATTCTGGTCTTTTCTATTAATATCAACCTTAATTTATTTTTGTTTATTTTTCTTAGGTTTTATACCTATAGTGCTATCAAATATGGTTGGAATACCATCACTAATTTATTTTTCTGGTTTTGTAAATAAGGGATTTAGTGCATTAAGTTCGCTTTATATTCTGGGAGCATTGATTGCATATCTATCACTTTCAATAAGAAGACTTAGGGATATAAATAAATCCTTTTATTTGGTATTTTTCCTGATTATTCCATATTTAAATTTGATCCCCATGCTTTTATTGTTTACGAAAGAATCAGATAAAAAAGTATAG
- a CDS encoding DNA methyltransferase, whose amino-acid sequence MGGFQKELDLNLKFLDNDIYQNLLPIIKTIQTGEVKINIWDIPYSIGKLSYLVHSHYRYYGKFPSVVAGQILKQYPPKNPKNDFMLDNFCGSGTSLVESKLRGINSIGIDISWLSILASKVKVSEVNFEYLEDELQNLIRSFKEKSHLFEDLPIDYFCSKWFSNKVAFELTIIKDYLIGMNYSPERDFLIVAFIAIVRRVSLAFDGEVRPHINRTKRPRDVLSAYIKKTNDMVKNQKSFNDLCPSNTIEKTFLGDNLNLSKIKYLHDKNIYLVISHPPYLNSFNYSPVYNLEFYWGKYFENEYVDKEKISLHKTELKAHPANEIIQNKYFEHLKKCYEETYSIQEKDGKLAIVIGDCSRNKKHIPVINRLIDIVKLIGYELVEINYRTTHYGLGKYAYNHRADYHGNNEEKRDAIIIFKK is encoded by the coding sequence ATGGGGGGATTTCAAAAAGAATTAGATTTGAATTTGAAGTTTTTAGATAACGATATCTATCAAAATCTTTTGCCCATTATAAAAACGATACAGACAGGTGAGGTGAAAATAAATATCTGGGATATACCTTACTCTATTGGTAAATTATCTTATTTAGTTCATAGTCATTATAGATACTATGGGAAATTTCCTTCGGTTGTAGCTGGTCAAATATTAAAGCAATATCCTCCTAAAAACCCAAAAAATGATTTTATGCTCGATAACTTCTGCGGTTCTGGTACTAGCTTAGTTGAGTCTAAATTAAGAGGAATAAATTCTATTGGTATAGATATTAGTTGGTTATCGATATTGGCAAGCAAAGTAAAAGTTTCAGAGGTAAATTTCGAATACTTAGAAGATGAGCTGCAAAATCTAATAAGATCATTTAAAGAAAAAAGTCATTTATTCGAAGACCTCCCTATTGATTATTTCTGCTCAAAGTGGTTCTCAAATAAAGTTGCGTTTGAGTTAACTATCATTAAAGATTACTTAATAGGAATGAACTATAGTCCAGAGAGAGATTTTTTAATAGTAGCCTTTATCGCTATAGTAAGAAGAGTTTCATTAGCTTTTGATGGAGAAGTAAGGCCACATATTAATAGGACAAAACGTCCAAGAGATGTCTTGTCTGCCTATATTAAAAAAACTAATGATATGGTCAAGAATCAAAAGAGTTTTAATGATTTATGTCCTAGTAACACAATAGAAAAAACCTTTTTGGGAGATAATTTAAATCTAAGTAAAATCAAGTACTTACATGATAAAAATATTTATTTAGTTATAAGTCATCCCCCATATCTTAATAGTTTTAATTATAGTCCAGTATACAACCTGGAATTTTATTGGGGAAAATATTTTGAGAATGAATATGTTGACAAAGAAAAAATAAGTTTACACAAAACAGAGCTTAAAGCGCATCCAGCTAATGAAATAATTCAAAACAAATACTTTGAACATTTAAAAAAATGTTATGAAGAAACCTATTCTATTCAGGAGAAAGACGGCAAATTAGCAATTGTAATTGGAGATTGTTCTAGAAATAAAAAACATATTCCTGTTATTAATAGATTAATTGATATAGTTAAGTTAATTGGATACGAATTAGTTGAAATCAACTATAGAACCACCCATTATGGATTAGGTAAGTATGCGTACAATCACAGAGCAGATTATCACGGAAATAATGAAGAGAAAAGAGATGCCATAATTATTTTTAAGAAATAA
- a CDS encoding FkbM family methyltransferase yields MPNVLISKIIGRLKRKWARVTDKRLSKTKAVLSKDNRKLFEIYDYGEICRFRASSFLFKEPETIDWIDSFDSEDIFLDIGANIGIYSLYAATKGIQTICIEPDALNFALLNMNIRINKLGNLVKAFLIALHDKKGFSELNLQKMQWGGALSSFDNQEDQFENVFKPAYSQGCFGDTLDNCISELAPNVNHIKIDVDGNENRILRGASKTLMMGTFKSLLIELDETRSDYQSSILMIEDCGFNLVKKTHSALCDDSKFSTTYNHIFRK; encoded by the coding sequence ATGCCAAATGTTCTTATTAGTAAAATAATTGGCAGGCTTAAAAGAAAATGGGCAAGAGTTACAGATAAACGTCTATCAAAAACGAAAGCTGTTTTGAGTAAAGATAATCGTAAACTTTTCGAAATCTATGATTATGGAGAGATTTGTAGATTTAGAGCTTCTAGCTTTTTGTTCAAAGAGCCTGAAACTATTGATTGGATAGACTCATTCGATAGTGAAGATATTTTTCTTGATATAGGAGCAAATATTGGGATTTATAGCTTGTATGCAGCTACCAAAGGCATTCAAACAATCTGTATTGAGCCTGATGCCCTCAATTTTGCACTATTAAATATGAACATCAGAATAAATAAACTTGGAAACTTAGTAAAAGCTTTTTTGATAGCTTTACATGATAAAAAAGGCTTCTCTGAATTAAACTTACAAAAGATGCAATGGGGAGGAGCATTAAGTAGTTTTGATAATCAGGAAGACCAGTTTGAAAATGTTTTCAAACCTGCTTATTCCCAAGGTTGCTTTGGAGACACGCTTGACAATTGCATCTCAGAATTAGCTCCTAATGTTAATCATATAAAAATTGATGTCGACGGAAATGAAAACCGCATCTTGAGAGGAGCAAGTAAAACATTGATGATGGGAACATTTAAGTCATTGCTGATTGAGTTAGACGAAACAAGATCAGATTATCAGTCCTCAATATTAATGATTGAAGACTGCGGATTTAACCTTGTCAAAAAAACACACTCAGCATTATGTGACGACTCAAAATTCTCAACTACTTACAACCATATCTTTAGGAAGTGA
- a CDS encoding acetyltransferase, with translation MEKLIIFGNGEIADLANIYFRAHTQYDICAHVVDDEFAIEESFNGLPLIALSEMVKNYPPSDYLIHIALSYSKLNENRDQKFNLIKSYGYSFASYISPSAIYIPGTVSFGKNCLILENQTIQPNVKINDNVMIWSGNHIGHGSTISKSTYISSHVVICGHAQVGEKCFIGVNSSIRDFVRVGKECFVGMNCAVTSNLSDQSIVVPSATNQQIYPRDHKISKAILRSFFGIR, from the coding sequence ATGGAGAAATTAATTATTTTTGGAAATGGCGAAATTGCAGATTTAGCTAATATTTACTTCAGAGCGCATACACAATACGATATATGTGCCCATGTTGTAGATGATGAATTTGCCATAGAGGAAAGTTTTAATGGATTACCCTTAATAGCTCTAAGTGAAATGGTTAAGAATTATCCACCTTCTGATTACCTGATTCATATAGCACTTTCTTATAGCAAACTAAATGAAAATAGAGATCAAAAGTTCAATTTAATTAAATCATATGGATATTCCTTTGCATCCTATATATCACCTTCTGCTATATATATCCCAGGGACTGTATCATTTGGAAAGAACTGTCTGATATTAGAGAATCAAACAATACAGCCCAACGTCAAAATAAATGATAATGTCATGATATGGTCGGGTAATCATATTGGGCACGGTTCGACAATTTCTAAAAGTACATATATAAGTTCTCATGTGGTTATTTGTGGACATGCTCAAGTAGGGGAAAAATGCTTTATAGGTGTTAATTCTTCAATCAGAGATTTTGTGAGAGTTGGAAAAGAATGCTTTGTGGGGATGAACTGTGCAGTAACATCAAATTTAAGCGATCAATCAATAGTTGTGCCTTCTGCAACTAATCAACAAATTTATCCACGAGATCATAAAATTTCCAAAGCAATACTTCGATCCTTCTTTGGTATTAGATAA
- a CDS encoding MaoC/PaaZ C-terminal domain-containing protein — MALPEKDFRILGPKDNPSQNVLGTKIFSIADQENFASFSGDRNPIHVNPIKARRTIAGECLVHGIHSFLWALELFVIKNLYIHSFYKITFRRQLTLNQKTWCLWDENKNHIIVSNDYDEILVLIEYGNILDPSSKYKGFPLNYTKKLCEPLDQDEEFFKSRPTIESIYGGEIESGYNLFPALYQNIGEHLIYEISTLSNIVGMQTPGLNSLFKSCQISIKSENKQIPRYQIKDFHLIFRLLKIEYIGKNLCAKIEAFSTPKSPSSIITKNIKTRLNGLNSYKGRNVLIIGGSRGIGSFVAKVIGLLGGTVTITYLKGRKDASLVCQDINTNLSSSVSKYCRLDVTDQNYSSLFENNYSDLFYFPTTKIEESRSFNQEKYLNFKNIYCDSFKNIAIEFINNGGVKIFYPSSVYVNQNIKGFNEYIKAKKDGEFICSEISRILSVKVLVERLDRVKTDQTLTLIPAKLLDPYDVAIDIVFKMI, encoded by the coding sequence ATGGCACTACCAGAAAAAGATTTTAGAATTTTAGGACCGAAGGATAATCCTTCTCAGAACGTCCTTGGAACTAAAATATTTTCTATTGCAGATCAAGAAAATTTTGCTTCCTTTAGTGGAGATAGAAACCCTATTCATGTAAATCCAATTAAAGCTCGTAGAACAATTGCAGGTGAGTGTTTAGTTCATGGAATACATTCATTCCTATGGGCTTTGGAATTGTTTGTGATAAAGAATTTATATATTCACTCATTCTATAAAATTACTTTTAGGAGGCAACTGACTTTAAATCAGAAAACATGGTGTCTATGGGATGAAAATAAAAATCATATAATAGTTTCTAATGATTATGATGAAATACTTGTTTTAATAGAGTATGGAAATATTTTAGATCCATCTTCGAAATATAAAGGATTTCCACTAAATTACACTAAGAAACTATGTGAACCCCTTGATCAAGACGAAGAGTTTTTTAAAAGTAGGCCCACGATTGAAAGTATATATGGAGGAGAAATAGAATCTGGCTACAATCTTTTTCCTGCGCTCTACCAAAATATTGGGGAACATTTAATATATGAGATTTCAACACTTTCCAATATAGTAGGTATGCAAACACCTGGACTTAATTCATTATTTAAGTCTTGTCAGATTTCTATTAAATCTGAAAATAAACAGATTCCTAGATATCAAATAAAGGATTTTCATCTTATTTTTAGATTATTAAAGATTGAATATATCGGAAAAAACTTGTGTGCCAAAATAGAAGCATTTTCTACCCCTAAGTCTCCTTCTTCGATAATTACTAAGAATATAAAAACGAGATTAAATGGTCTTAATAGTTACAAGGGAAGAAACGTTTTAATAATTGGAGGAAGTAGAGGTATTGGTTCTTTTGTTGCTAAGGTAATTGGATTATTGGGCGGCACAGTAACTATTACCTATTTAAAGGGGAGAAAAGATGCTTCTCTTGTTTGCCAAGATATAAATACTAATCTTTCATCTTCAGTATCTAAATATTGTAGATTGGATGTCACAGATCAAAATTATTCAAGTCTTTTTGAGAATAATTATAGTGATCTATTTTATTTTCCTACAACTAAAATAGAAGAATCAAGATCTTTTAATCAAGAAAAATACTTAAATTTTAAAAATATCTATTGTGATAGTTTTAAAAATATAGCAATAGAATTTATCAACAATGGTGGCGTTAAAATATTTTACCCATCTTCTGTTTATGTCAATCAAAATATTAAAGGTTTTAATGAATATATAAAGGCAAAGAAAGATGGCGAATTTATTTGTTCTGAAATCAGCAGGATATTATCTGTCAAGGTATTAGTGGAAAGACTTGATAGGGTA